The window CTTTCTAACAATTAAATCGGTATTCATTGTTACATGAACCTTAGGTAACTCATAATTTGTAATTCTCATCAGTAAAACCGAAATGGCTAATTTACTTAAAGCTACTTGATCAATGTTGTACGAAGTAAGTGGCGGAGAGATATATTTAGCCACTTCACTATTATTAATACTAATAATGGCCGTATCCTTTGGAACCCTAATTCCTACTTCATTAAAATATTGTAAAACTCCAACACTTAGCGTATCAGACGCAATAATAAAAGCATCAGGCAAACTTTTACCTAATTTTGTCACCACTTCTTTTGCTAATTGATAACCATTCTTCACGCTAACAATCCCTTTAGCAAAGACTTCAGTCTTTTTCACTCCACGAGTCTTACAATACTCAGTAAAGGTAATTTCACGAATATCTCTTTGAGGCTTATGATCTAAAGTAAAACTTTCAGCGCCAATATAGCCTAAATTAGTGTAACCGCGGGAAAGCAGTTTTTCAATTGCATCTTGTACAGTCAATTCAAGATTAGGCTGAACAGAATCAAATAAACTTGGAGCAGGATTAATATCAATAAAGATACCGCTAGGTAGGACATCATGCAATCTTTCTAATTCTTTATAACTAATTTCCGCTGTCCCAACTCCTAAAAAGCCTTGAAATATTGAAGCCTGTTTTACAAGTTCTGAAACACTTGTAAATATTGTAAGATTTATTTCTTTTTCTTTC of the Lactobacillus isalae genome contains:
- a CDS encoding LacI family DNA-binding transcriptional regulator, translated to MTTIKEIAAKSGYSPATVSRLLSNDPRLSVTSETKSKILKVANELGYFKKNSNKITNLRPEIALLYRVNGNEQLQDEYFSFLRDALKKVAKEKEINLTIFTSVSELVKQASIFQGFLGVGTAEISYKELERLHDVLPSGIFIDINPAPSLFDSVQPNLELTVQDAIEKLLSRGYTNLGYIGAESFTLDHKPQRDIREITFTEYCKTRGVKKTEVFAKGIVSVKNGYQLAKEVVTKLGKSLPDAFIIASDTLSVGVLQYFNEVGIRVPKDTAIISINNSEVAKYISPPLTSYNIDQVALSKLAISVLLMRITNYELPKVHVTMNTDLIVRKSFN